A window from Erythrolamprus reginae isolate rEryReg1 chromosome 9, rEryReg1.hap1, whole genome shotgun sequence encodes these proteins:
- the MIEF2 gene encoding mitochondrial dynamics protein MID49 translates to MATYGGKQGKRQDESSLGSLVDLVLANARVVLGVSGAAILALATLAVKRFIDRATSPPGDEDDMKAKQKTLEESWQELSLIKGVSKAQRQDLEEPLLSPVVAAPAEDSKDLVPSSGVPLLCLTLQEKLLSFYRDHIYVSEAEKAVGKQLAEDIRGELQTFLRNKSLDSLPFGDISLSGYLCDDLVDQHQLEVVFNLPLVLEDHLWRFIGGEETLVDNSWYRMIKRDGLEYFPRGSSPWDKYLVGGYLSSNSINEALLKTLVASVNWPVIGSLLECLIRPSMAPRELKLEVRHEVVHLDVTLCPVVETEGKAFLATFSGEPVENLWRWSFYAAEVSKLKELDGGDGGIRQCCLLLLKATFAKHPFWSRITGSDLTHVILHLSRAEPDWSEAVLAVRFQQVLEELVQYLAKGSLPCFFDERIDLLSRLLPEEVDEIGCTLYEALAMPDLADGLGL, encoded by the exons ATGGCAACCTATGGCGGCAAGCAGGGCAAGAGGCAGGATGAAAGCAGCCTGGGCAGCCTGGTGGACCTGGTGCTGGCCAACGCCCGGGTGGTGCTGGGGGTCAGCGGTGCGGCTATCTTGGCCCTGGCCACGCTTGCGGTCAAGAGG TTCATTGACCGAGCCACCAGCCCGCCGGGCGATGAAGACGACATGAAAGCCAAACAGAAGACCCTGGAGGAGAGCTGGCAAGAGCTGAGCCTGATCAAGGGGGTGTCCAAAGCACAGCGGCAAGACCTCGAGGAGCCCCTGCTGTCCCCCGTCGTAGCTGCACCTGCGGAAG ACTCTAAAGACCTCGTCCCGTCCTCGGGGGTCCCCCTGCTCTGCCTCACTCTTCAGGAGAAACTTCTCTCGTTCTACAGGGATCACATCTACGTCTCCGAGGCGGAAAAGGCTGTCGGGAAGCAGCTGGCCGAAGACATCCGTGGGGAGCTGCAGACCTTCCTGAGAAACAAGTCTTTGGACAGCCTGCCCTTTGGGGACATTTCCCTGAGCGGCTACCTTTGCGACGACCTCGTTGACCAGCACCAACTCGAGGTGGTCTTCAACCTCCCCTTGGTCCTAGAAGACCACCTTTGGCGCTTCATCGGTGGGGAAGAAACCCTGGTGGACAACTCGTGGTACCGGATGATCAAACGGGACGGCCTGGAGTATTTCCCGCGGGGGAGTAGCCCTTGGGACAAGTACCTTGTAGGCGGCTACCTATCGTCCAATTCGATCAACGAGGCCCTCTTGAAGACTTTGGTGGCCTCCGTCAACTGGCCCGTCATCGGCAGCCTGCTGGAATGCCTCATCCGGCCTTCCATGGCTCCCAGGGAGCTCAAGTTGGAGGTCAGGCACGAGGTGGTCCACCTAGACGTGACCCTTTGCCCGGTGGTGGAAACGGAAGGCAAGGCTTTCCTCGCCACCTTCTCTGGGGAACCCGTGGAGAACCTCTGGCGGTGGAGCTTTTACGCGGCGGAGGTTTCCAAGCTGAAAGAGCTGGACGGCGGAGACGGGGGCATCCGGCAATGTTGCCTCCTCCTCTTGAAGGCCACTTTCGCCAAACACCCTTTCTGGAGCAGAATTACCGGCAGCGACTTGACTCACGTGATCCTCCACCTGAGCCGAGCGGAGCCGGACTGGTCAGAGGCCGTGCTGGCCGTCAGGTTCCAGCAGGTCTTGGAGGAGCTGGTCCAGTACCTGGCCAAGGGCTCCCTCCCTTGCTTTTTCGACGAGAGGATCGACCTGTTGAGCCGCCTGCTCCCGGAGGAGGTCGACGAGATCGGCTGCACTTTGTACGAGGCGTTGGCCATGCCTGACCTGGCGGACGGGCTGGGTTTGTAA
- the TOP3A gene encoding DNA topoisomerase 3-alpha, with amino-acid sequence MFGQAWGTLRSFCSSKLRFRPTAKTMAPRNLQKVLCVAEKNDAARGIADILSNSRMRRREGMSVYNKIYEFQYHLFNQNVTLIMTSVSGHLLSRDFKAPFRKWHSCNPLVLFDAEIEKFCPENYMDIKRTLEREVRPCQALVIWTDCDREGENIGFEIIHVCKAVKPNLQVFRARFSEITPQAIRSACENLTQPDPNVNDAVEVRQELDLRIGAAFTRFQTLRLQKIFPEVLAEQLISYGSCQFPTLGFVVERFKAIQAFVQETFYRIKVIHEHEEGVVDFSWKRHRLFNHTACLVLYQMCMEAPRATVVEVGSKPKSKWRPLPLDTVELEKLASRKLKINAKETMKIAEKLYTQGYISYPRTETNIFPKDLNLSQLVQLQSQDPHWGAFAQRILDRGGPTPRQGAKSDQAHPPIHPTKHAGNLQGNDQRLYEFIVRHFLACCSEDAKGQETTVEIEIASERFVAHGLMILARNYLEVYPYEKWSDKVIPVYEKGSCFQPSMVEMVEGETSPPQLLTEADLISLMEKHGIGTDATHAEHIETIKSRMYVGLTSDQRFLPGQLGMGLVEGYDSMGYEMSKPDLRAELENDLKLICEGRKDKSTVLREQVQKYKQVFVAAVAEAKKLDEAVAQYLGGVAQVAHEEDIYPAMPDPVRKCPQCNSDMILKTKKNGGFYLSCLGFPACKSSVWFPDSVLEVSKDDSVCEVCKPAPVHRLKLKFKRGSLPPVMPLEFVGCIGGCDETLRQILDLKYLQGPARAPTQPRNLPQEAPRPLNGTALPSRGQRLLAPAAPPAPAPRTPPPPPAPADVAGNDAVVCNCGEEALLLTVRKEGPNQGRQFYKCNSGSCRFFLWSDQQGPDHRPNGTSGFPAPPAGSSLPGQRSAARPRRADSDPGDGAGRGVAPLCRCNQPVVSRTVQKDGPNKGRQFHTCEKPREQQCGFFEWADESAWPAASTFPPSVGEWAQRGPGAKAKRSDSDSALTAPSKRPRSCSVCHQPGHTKTTCPQRH; translated from the exons ATGTTTGGCCAGGCCTGGGGAACCTTGAGGTCCTTCTGCTCCTCCAAACTTCGCTTCAGGCCGACCGCAAAGACCATGGCGCCTCGCAACCTCCAGAAGGTTCTCTGCGTGGCAGAGAAAAACGACGCAGCCCGCGGGATTGCGGACATCCTTTCGAACAGCAGGATGAGGAGG AGGGAAGGAATGTCCGTGTACAACAAGATCTATGAATTCCAGTATCACTTGTTTAATCAG AATGTAACTTTGATTATGACATCTGTGTCCGGACATTTGCTGTCTCGTGATTTCAAGGCACCATTTCGGAAATG GCATAGCTGTAACCCCCTGGTCCTTTTCGATGCAGAAATTGAGAAATTCTGCCCTGAAAACTACATGGACATTAAG CGCACGCTTGAGCGAGAGGTTCGGCCGTGCCAGGCCCTGGTGATCTGGACCGACTGTGATCGTGAAGGGGAGAACATTGGCTTTGAAATCATTCACGTGTGTAAAGCAG TGAAGCCAAACCTCCAGGTGTTCCGGGCCCGCTTCTCGGAGATCACACCCCAGGCCATCAGATCCGCTTGCGAGAACCTCACCCAGCCAGATCCAAACGTCAACGATGCTGTGGAGGTCAGGCAGGAGCTGGACCTCAGAATAG GTGCCGCCTTTACCCGGTTCCAGACGCTGAGGCTCCAGAAGATCTTCCCGGAGGTGTTGGCGGAGCAGCTCATCAGCTATGGGAGCTGCCAGTTCCCCACCCTGGGCTTCGTGGTGGAAAGATTCAAGGCCATCCAAGCCTTCGTTCAAGAAACCTTCTACAGGATTAAAG TGATTCATGAACACGAAGAAGGCGTCGTGGACTTCAGCTGGAAGAGGCACCGACTCTTCAACCACACGGCGTGCCTGGTTCTCTACCAGATGTGCATGGAG GCTCCTCGGGCCACCGTGGTGGAGGTCGGGAGCAAACCCAAGAGCAAATGGAGACCCCTTCCACTGGACACCGTG GAACTTGAGAAATTGGCTTCCCGTAAGCTGAAAATAAATGCCAAGGAGACCATGAAGATCGCCGAGAAGCTGTATACCCAAGG GTACATAAGTTACCCCCGAACAGAGACCAACATTTTCCCCAAAGACCTGAACCTCTCCCAGCTGGTGCAGCTCCAGAGTCAAGACCCCCACTGGGGGGCCTTTGCGCAAAGGATCCTGGACAGAGGTGGGCCaaccccaaggcagggggcaaAGTCCGATCAGGCCCACCCTCCCATTCATCCCACCAAACACGCCGGGAATCTGCAG GGCAATGACCAGCGGCTGTATGAATTCATCGTCCGCCACTTCCTGGCCTGCTGTTCCGAGGACGCCAAGGGCCAGGAAACCACAGTGGAGATCGAGATAGCCAGCGAGCGCTTCGTGGCTCACGGCTTGATGATCCTTGCCAGAAATTACCTGGAAGTCTACCCTTACGAAAAGTGGAGTGACAAG GTTATCCCCGTCTACGAGAAGGGCTCCTGCTTCCAGCCCTCCATGGTGGAGATGGTGGAGGGGGAGACCAGCCCCCCTCAGCTGCTCACCGAAGCAGACCTCATCTCCCTGATGGAGAAACACGGCATCG GAACGGACGCCACCCACGCGGAGCACATCGAGACCATCAAGTCCCGCATGTACGTGGGGCTCACCTCGGACCAGCGCTTCCTCCCAGGCcagctgggcatggggctggtggAAG GCTACGATTCCATGGGCTACGAGATGTCCAAGCCGGATCTTCGAGCCGAACTCGAAAATGACCTGAAGCTGATTTGTGAGGGGAGGAAGGACAAGTCCACCGTGCTCCGAGAGCAGGTCCAGAAATATAAGCAAGTCTTCGTGGCCGCCGTGGCTGAAGCCAAAAA GTTGGATGAGGCCGTGGCCCAATATTTGGGTGGGGTGGCCCAGGTGGCTCACGAGGAGGACATTTACCCAGCGATGCCTGATCCGGTGAGGAAATGCCCCCAGTGCAACTCCGACATGATCCTGAAGACCAAGAAGAACGGAGG CTTTTATCTCAGCTGCCTGGGCTTCCCTGCCTGCAAATCCTCGGTCTGGTTTCCCGACTCTGTGCTGGAGGTCAGCAAGGACGATTCTGTCTGTGAGGTCTGCAAACCGGCTCCGGTGCATCG GCTGAAACTGAAGTTCAAGCGAGGCAGCCTCCCGCCCGTGATGCCCCTGGAGTTTGTGGGTTGCATCGGTGGCTGTGACGAAACCCTCAGGCAGATCCTGGACCTGAAGTACCTGCAAGGTCCAGCCAGGGCTCCAACTCAGCCGAGGAATCTGCCCCAGGAAGCCCCCCGCCCCCTTAACGGCACAGCCCTCCCCAGCCGTGGCCAGCGCCTGCTTGCTCCCGCGGCCCCTCCTGCGCCAGCGCCCAggactccccctcctcctccagcgCCTGCCGACGTGGCTGGGAACGACGCCGTGGTGTGTAACTGTGGGGAGGAGGCCCTGCTTCTGACCGTCCGCAAAGAAGGCCCCAACCAAGGCCGGCAGTTCTACAAGTGCAACAGCGGCAGCTGCCGGTTCTTCCTGTGGTCCGACCAGCAGGGGCCCGACCACCGGCCGAACGGGACCTCCGGGTTCCCGGCACCCCCCGCGGGCTCTTCCCTGCCCGGGCAAAGAAGCGCAGCAAGGCCCAGGCGGGCGGACTCTGACCCTGGAGACGGCGCTGGCCGAGGAGTCGCCCCTCTCTGCAGGTGCAACCAGCCGGTGGTGAGCAGGACGGTGCAGAAGGACGGACCCAACAAGGGGCGCCAGTTCCACACCTGTGAGAAGCCGAGGGAGCAGCAGTGTGGGTTCTTCGAGTGGGCGGACGAGAGCGCGTGGCCAG ctgcctccaccttccctccttccgtggGCGAGTGGGCCCAACGGGGGCCTGGGGCCAAGGCGAAAAGATCGGACAGTGACTCTGCCTTGACCGCGCCTTCGAAGAGGCCAAGGTCGTGCAGCGTTTGCCACCAGCCTGGCCACACCAAAACCACGTGTCCACAACGTCACTGA